From one Clostridium cylindrosporum DSM 605 genomic stretch:
- a CDS encoding ECF transporter S component: MQAKKTTIMVFCGIAIALNIALGTVASSLKLPVYLDVIGTIFIAVYYGPYYGAVTGGLTNFLWGFILGPKTIPFLIVSVAVGLIVGFISRKFEFKMITAI; encoded by the coding sequence ATGCAGGCTAAAAAAACCACTATTATGGTATTTTGTGGAATTGCCATAGCATTAAACATTGCACTTGGAACTGTTGCAAGTAGTCTTAAATTACCTGTATACCTAGATGTTATAGGTACAATATTTATTGCTGTATACTATGGGCCATATTATGGTGCAGTAACAGGAGGTCTTACAAATTTTCTTTGGGGATTTATTCTTGGACCAAAAACTATTCCATTCTTAATAGTTAGTGTAGCAGTAGGACTTATCGTCGGATTTATAAGTAGAAAATTTGAATTTAAAATGATAACTGCAATTTAA
- a CDS encoding CD3072 family TudS-related putative desulfidase — translation MERGRKIILLCHCILNCNSKVEGLSTFKSMIKNLVDILHSEDVGVIQLPCPEMHVYGIKRWGHVKDQFDTPFFREQCRIILEPTVNQVKNYMDNGYDVLGVVGIDGSPSCGVNLTYRGNFGGEFSCIENYKECIDTLKMVNEEGVFIEELKSILNEKGLDIPFVALLEDDMVRSIEDIKNKLFK, via the coding sequence ATGGAAAGAGGCAGAAAAATAATCCTACTTTGTCATTGCATCTTAAACTGTAATTCAAAGGTTGAGGGATTAAGTACATTTAAATCAATGATTAAGAATTTAGTTGATATATTACATAGTGAAGATGTTGGAGTAATCCAACTTCCATGCCCAGAAATGCATGTGTATGGAATCAAAAGATGGGGACATGTAAAGGATCAATTTGATACTCCATTTTTTAGGGAGCAATGTAGGATAATACTTGAGCCTACAGTAAATCAGGTTAAAAATTACATGGATAATGGCTACGATGTTCTTGGAGTTGTAGGGATAGATGGTAGTCCGAGCTGTGGAGTTAATTTAACATATAGAGGAAACTTTGGTGGAGAGTTCTCATGTATAGAAAACTATAAAGAATGCATCGATACCTTGAAAATGGTTAATGAAGAAGGCGTGTTTATTGAGGAGTTAAAGTCTATTTTAAATGAAAAAGGATTAGACATACCCTTCGTAGCTTTGCTTGAGGATGATATGGTAAGGTCAATTGAGGATATAAAAAATAAATTATTTAAATAG
- a CDS encoding SHOCT-like domain-containing protein, which yields MREELQRVLSMVKEGKLDIEKGSDLIEAMYEKHGAELTLKKYSERMLRVLVESIDGDNVRVNLPVPVITSILRATGKLPIKNEYVEGIDFEALSVAIISALENETLGEIVTVDSSKGDKVRVVVE from the coding sequence ATGAGAGAAGAATTACAAAGGGTACTATCTATGGTTAAAGAGGGAAAGCTAGATATAGAAAAGGGCTCGGATCTTATTGAAGCAATGTATGAAAAGCATGGTGCAGAACTTACACTAAAGAAGTACAGTGAAAGAATGCTTAGGGTATTAGTTGAGTCTATCGATGGAGATAATGTAAGAGTTAATTTACCTGTTCCGGTAATTACATCTATACTTAGAGCAACTGGTAAACTACCTATTAAAAATGAATATGTTGAGGGGATTGACTTTGAAGCCCTATCAGTAGCAATTATATCTGCCTTAGAAAACGAAACACTAGGAGAAATAGTGACAGTTGATTCAAGTAAAGGCGATAAAGTTAGAGTTGTAGTTGAGTAG
- a CDS encoding MBL fold metallo-hydrolase, whose translation MKLTVVVDNNTYIDRYFSGEPGLSFYIEEEGQSILFDVGYSDIFLKNSMKMNIDLKKIDYIAISHGHIDHTWGLSHLINHYSEYTIEGTSYTKPEMIAHPNSFLDKRHNNQNIGSLISKDTLIKHFNLKLSADPIWVTSKLIYLGEIERSNNVENKTPIGKVKMKSGEVDDYLLDDSALVYKSSKGLVIITGCAHSGICNIIEYAKKVCKDNRVADVIGGFHLLSPKKDVIDYTCKYIKDNNIKVMHPCHCTDLKSKIELSNVCDVKEVGVGLVLEYN comes from the coding sequence ATGAAGTTAACTGTAGTTGTAGATAATAATACATATATTGATAGATACTTTTCAGGTGAACCAGGTCTTTCTTTCTATATTGAAGAAGAGGGACAAAGTATTTTGTTTGATGTTGGATATTCTGATATATTTTTAAAAAATAGTATGAAAATGAACATAGATCTTAAGAAAATTGATTATATAGCAATTTCACACGGTCATATTGACCACACATGGGGGTTATCCCATTTGATTAACCATTATTCTGAATATACTATTGAAGGAACAAGCTATACAAAGCCTGAGATGATAGCACATCCAAACTCATTTCTAGATAAGAGGCATAATAATCAAAATATAGGATCTTTAATTTCTAAGGATACATTAATTAAACATTTTAATTTAAAGCTTAGTGCTGACCCTATTTGGGTAACAAGTAAACTAATTTACCTTGGAGAAATAGAAAGAAGTAATAATGTAGAAAATAAAACTCCTATAGGTAAGGTTAAAATGAAAAGTGGAGAAGTAGATGATTATTTACTTGATGATTCTGCACTAGTGTACAAGTCTTCTAAGGGACTGGTTATAATAACTGGATGTGCACATTCAGGAATATGTAACATAATTGAATATGCTAAGAAAGTATGTAAAGATAATAGAGTAGCTGATGTAATTGGTGGTTTTCATTTGCTGAGTCCTAAAAAGGATGTAATTGACTATACATGTAAGTACATTAAAGATAATAATATTAAGGTTATGCATCCATGTCACTGTACAGATTTAAAGTCCAAAATAGAGTTATCAAATGTATGTGATGTAAAGGAAGTAGGAGTAGGGCTTGTTCTAGAATATAACTAA
- a CDS encoding alanyl-tRNA editing protein, translated as MINLSKTEKLYYEDRYLKEFKANAINVVEKNGDFHVALDKTTFFPGGGGQPCDTGVIEGIEVKEVYEEDGVIFHVLETNLKRKEKLKCTINWERRLDGMQQHLAQHVLSGCFYEYFNSNTVGFHLGNEISTVDIIGFLEEDKIHEAEKLANDAIIKGLVVDSFSPSKQELKKLKLRRDLPKTNEEIRVVKIEDLDINACCGIHPRNTIELQLIKIKRWEKNKGNTRIEYVAGKRAIEDLFNKEKIVREISSILNAGEDSIVNTVNNIINGSRNLNEENKKLKNELSSYQIKELIDSGESLGDINVIKKVYNGEDAKHLSKLASKLIEEDNRIILFASINEDKVSVIFTSSKNIKKVSMNDLLKDAITLVDGKGGGNANLAQGAGKGINNVDNALDYALRRLRDNL; from the coding sequence ATGATAAACTTGAGTAAAACAGAGAAGTTATATTATGAAGATAGATATTTAAAGGAATTCAAAGCAAATGCTATTAATGTTGTGGAGAAAAACGGAGACTTTCATGTAGCATTAGATAAAACAACATTTTTCCCAGGAGGGGGAGGACAGCCCTGTGATACTGGAGTTATAGAAGGTATAGAGGTTAAGGAGGTTTATGAGGAGGATGGAGTTATATTCCATGTTCTAGAGACTAACCTTAAGAGAAAAGAGAAATTAAAGTGTACTATAAACTGGGAAAGAAGACTTGATGGAATGCAGCAGCATCTAGCACAACATGTTCTTTCAGGATGTTTTTATGAGTATTTTAATTCTAACACTGTAGGATTTCATCTAGGTAATGAAATAAGTACAGTTGATATAATTGGATTTCTAGAAGAGGATAAAATCCATGAGGCTGAAAAGCTTGCTAACGATGCTATTATAAAGGGATTAGTAGTTGATAGTTTCTCACCATCTAAGCAGGAGCTTAAGAAATTAAAGCTAAGACGGGACCTACCAAAGACTAATGAGGAGATAAGGGTTGTTAAAATAGAGGATTTAGATATAAATGCTTGTTGTGGAATTCACCCAAGAAATACCATAGAACTTCAATTAATTAAGATAAAAAGATGGGAAAAGAATAAGGGAAACACTAGAATTGAATATGTTGCAGGTAAGAGGGCAATAGAAGACCTATTCAATAAAGAGAAGATTGTTCGTGAGATTAGTAGTATATTAAATGCTGGGGAAGACAGTATAGTTAATACAGTTAATAATATTATAAATGGTAGCAGAAATTTAAATGAAGAGAATAAGAAGCTTAAAAATGAGTTATCTAGTTATCAGATTAAGGAACTTATTGATAGTGGAGAAAGCCTTGGAGATATTAATGTTATAAAGAAGGTTTATAATGGAGAAGATGCTAAACATCTAAGTAAGCTTGCTTCAAAGCTTATAGAAGAGGATAATAGAATTATATTATTTGCATCTATAAATGAGGATAAGGTTAGTGTTATATTTACATCATCTAAGAACATTAAGAAAGTTAGTATGAATGATCTACTTAAGGATGCAATAACCTTAGTAGATGGAAAAGGCGGCGGAAATGCCAATCTAGCACAGGGTGCAGGAAAGGGAATTAACAATGTAGATAATGCCCTTGATTATGCATTAAGAAGATTAAGAGACAATTTATAA
- a CDS encoding methyl-accepting chemotaxis protein has product MNKFKLKLRSELMLILIVTSILPIVILGLRLTDSEYQKSQEIFLNSAYSTIKDVDEQIEGLISTNKEHIEVLSKNPYIKKSFEEGDFRGNTVEVFKSLKDTGKNILSVYMGGENGETLLYPSKSLDKSYDPRKRDWYTSVKGGDEAVVTPPYLDSFTSTDIITISKSVKNSSNQLVGVVAIDIQLAQLSELVSKSKIGDKGFIFVTYNNENIIASSNKNYVGKDISKQAFGNELKAIKDGDKIEIDGSKYIVKKVVDDKNGYTAYGFVNKSEVFSLTLRNIVVPLIFSAICIIFATGVMIVVSGKLSRVARKIVDILNECKDGNFTSRIEVNNVTTKEFIEIAECANLMMDDMVRVLSSAGNASRSMRKESESLNVVVDEFYDGSKDVAEAMTQLAQGTLEQSASLEEGVNLSVDIGDEISKTLECSREVINNSQRVQNTVSEGMVVAQELKEIQKNNYTSISNVVNKSNILEGNANKVNDIIETIKSISQQTNLLALNASIEAARAGEAGRGFAVVADEIGKLANETSSSAEEIESIINSNIEDINMVVVEVNNSRDIVEKTSENVEKTYKQFEDINKEIDLLKGFIVEVNDNITNMEKIKDKFIDKLQSISAVSQEAAAATEEVNASTDTQLQRISELNSSSQNLERLATEVYDIIEKFKI; this is encoded by the coding sequence ATGAATAAATTTAAATTAAAATTAAGAAGTGAACTTATGCTTATTTTAATTGTGACGAGTATATTACCTATAGTTATACTTGGATTAAGATTAACGGATTCTGAGTATCAAAAATCACAGGAGATATTCTTGAATTCTGCATATAGCACCATTAAAGATGTGGATGAGCAGATAGAAGGGTTAATCTCAACTAATAAAGAACATATAGAGGTATTGTCTAAGAATCCATATATAAAAAAGTCATTTGAAGAAGGTGATTTTAGGGGGAATACTGTAGAGGTATTTAAGAGCCTAAAGGATACAGGGAAGAATATATTATCTGTTTATATGGGTGGAGAAAATGGAGAGACATTGCTTTATCCAAGTAAGTCATTAGATAAGAGTTATGACCCAAGAAAAAGGGATTGGTATACTAGTGTAAAGGGTGGAGATGAAGCTGTAGTTACACCTCCCTATCTAGATTCATTTACATCTACAGATATAATAACTATATCTAAAAGCGTAAAAAATTCTAGTAATCAATTAGTAGGTGTGGTAGCTATTGATATTCAATTAGCTCAGTTATCAGAACTTGTATCGAAATCAAAGATAGGTGATAAAGGGTTTATATTCGTTACTTATAATAATGAAAATATAATTGCAAGTAGCAATAAGAACTATGTAGGCAAGGATATTAGTAAGCAAGCATTTGGAAATGAGCTTAAAGCTATAAAAGATGGAGATAAGATAGAGATAGATGGTAGCAAATATATAGTTAAAAAGGTTGTTGATGACAAGAATGGGTATACTGCATACGGATTTGTAAATAAAAGTGAAGTATTTTCACTAACATTAAGAAATATAGTAGTACCATTAATATTCTCTGCAATATGCATTATATTTGCAACTGGAGTTATGATAGTAGTATCAGGTAAGTTATCTAGAGTTGCTAGAAAAATAGTAGATATTTTAAATGAGTGTAAAGATGGTAACTTCACAAGTAGGATAGAAGTTAATAATGTTACTACTAAGGAATTTATTGAGATTGCAGAATGTGCAAATCTTATGATGGATGATATGGTTAGGGTTTTAAGTAGTGCAGGTAATGCATCTAGATCTATGAGAAAAGAATCAGAGAGTTTAAATGTAGTAGTTGATGAGTTCTATGATGGAAGCAAAGATGTAGCAGAGGCTATGACTCAACTTGCACAGGGGACATTAGAACAATCAGCTTCCCTAGAAGAAGGAGTAAACTTATCCGTAGACATTGGGGATGAAATAAGTAAAACACTAGAGTGCTCAAGGGAAGTTATAAATAATTCTCAAAGGGTTCAAAATACTGTAAGTGAAGGAATGGTAGTTGCACAGGAGCTTAAAGAAATTCAAAAGAATAATTACACATCGATATCTAATGTAGTTAATAAGTCTAACATATTAGAGGGAAATGCTAATAAGGTAAATGATATCATAGAAACTATAAAATCAATATCCCAGCAAACCAATCTACTTGCACTAAACGCAAGTATTGAAGCTGCTAGAGCAGGAGAAGCAGGAAGAGGCTTTGCAGTTGTTGCTGATGAAATAGGAAAGCTCGCTAATGAGACATCATCATCTGCTGAGGAAATTGAGAGCATAATAAACTCAAACATAGAGGATATAAATATGGTAGTAGTAGAGGTTAATAACTCAAGGGATATTGTAGAGAAGACCTCTGAAAACGTAGAAAAAACCTATAAACAGTTTGAGGATATAAATAAGGAAATAGACCTATTAAAGGGATTTATAGTTGAAGTAAATGATAATATTACAAACATGGAGAAAATTAAGGATAAGTTTATAGATAAGCTACAAAGCATATCAGCGGTATCTCAAGAAGCAGCAGCAGCTACAGAAGAGGTAAATGCATCAACAGATACTCAGCTTCAAAGAATAAGCGAACTGAACTCATCATCACAAAATCTAGAAAGACTCGCAACTGAAGTTTATGATATAATTGAGAAATTTAAAATATAA
- a CDS encoding helix-turn-helix domain-containing protein has product MEKLKIGEVISKLRKEKGITQEQLANFVGVSTPAVSKWESGISYPDITLLPILARFFSVSIDKLLNYNNSLSKEEEEAIVRECQSLFNEGQEEVGYDLCMKYIEEYPSSYSLKFSLAVMLNFSCGLTKGEERQKDTLGKTIPIFEDIVENCTDKDIVNGAIMQLGVGYTVLKDFDKALELYKGIQQQICDTTAIIASIYAEQGKVKEARKLLQEKLIVQINEMYGTISSLGCSYFDEDIYISERYIKLVSNFIKVFENEGYPNISMDMNLALAQLYAKNNLEDKCINALKETLNFIDLENIGRPIDYSNVWFLSKIDIPKEEIVTVNFVEMLIASLELKEFALVHNNEEFKNMIKEIKEKL; this is encoded by the coding sequence ATGGAAAAGCTAAAAATAGGAGAAGTTATAAGTAAGTTAAGAAAGGAAAAAGGTATAACCCAAGAACAACTTGCAAACTTTGTAGGGGTTTCTACTCCAGCTGTATCTAAGTGGGAAAGTGGAATTTCATACCCGGATATAACCCTACTTCCTATTCTTGCAAGATTCTTTTCTGTGAGTATAGATAAGTTGTTAAACTATAATAATAGTCTATCTAAGGAAGAGGAGGAAGCTATAGTTAGGGAGTGCCAAAGTCTATTTAATGAAGGACAGGAAGAAGTGGGATATGATTTATGTATGAAGTATATAGAAGAGTATCCTTCAAGTTATAGCTTAAAATTCAGCTTAGCTGTTATGCTGAACTTTTCATGTGGATTAACTAAAGGTGAGGAAAGGCAAAAAGATACTCTAGGAAAGACTATACCTATCTTTGAAGATATAGTAGAAAACTGTACAGATAAGGACATAGTAAATGGTGCAATTATGCAACTAGGTGTAGGATATACAGTTCTTAAAGACTTTGATAAGGCGCTTGAACTTTACAAAGGAATACAGCAACAAATTTGTGATACAACTGCTATAATAGCTAGCATTTATGCTGAACAGGGCAAGGTTAAAGAAGCTAGGAAACTACTTCAAGAAAAACTAATAGTTCAAATTAATGAGATGTATGGTACTATATCAAGCTTAGGGTGTTCATATTTTGATGAGGATATTTATATATCAGAAAGATATATAAAATTAGTATCTAATTTTATTAAGGTTTTTGAAAATGAAGGATACCCAAATATAAGTATGGATATGAATTTAGCACTAGCCCAATTATATGCTAAAAATAACTTAGAAGATAAATGTATTAATGCCTTAAAGGAAACATTAAACTTTATTGATTTAGAGAATATAGGTAGGCCTATTGATTACAGTAATGTATGGTTTCTAAGTAAAATTGATATTCCTAAAGAAGAGATTGTAACTGTAAACTTTGTAGAAATGCTAATAGCATCACTAGAGTTGAAGGAATTTGCTCTAGTTCATAACAATGAAGAATTTAAAAATATGATAAAAGAAATTAAAGAAAAGCTATAA
- a CDS encoding molybdopterin-containing oxidoreductase family protein, with translation MNTKIKQGICGVCPGGCQVEVEIENGKISDVKPLKGARFSSLCLRGKHSKDVVYSNDRIKKPLIRSGEKGEGKFRESSWEEALDYIGKSIKDISKKYGPESVMSHTGRGVFEHSARDFLTGPTAGIFEPLGSPNMASVGSVCYNSFGVIAPMTTYGIMGARLTPDIENTNLLVVWGANPSTDSPQFTFKRVLKAKEKGTRIIAIDHYKSDIAKRADKYIPVRSGTDGALILSIIKIIIDEKLYDIDFVENYTYGFKELVDYVQEFTLDRVSKITGIEKEDIYSLAREIATANNAAIVTYTGLEYSNCGVQCIRALYILWALTGNLDVKGGLLISPKANPTIKEFKCEKPRVKPIGADKYPLFYELVGGAHFMEFPNAVLNGDPYKIKALLNIGSSILTSYPNPEKYEEALRELDFLCVVDRFMTKDALYADVVLPSTTHYEDESYVTYPGLILKRERIIEPIGEARNDLYILHEIAKRLGYGKLYPRDENELFEMAFAKAPNIIRALNENPNGFELPKPEIHYKKYQSGKLREDGKSGFDTPSGKLEIKSQLLKSYGYDGLPKYVEPIESPISTPDVHKEYPLVLNTGARIQNTFRSQHLNIPGLLKYQPNPEVMISLDEAKRRSIEDGDKVLVKTKYGEVVFYANVSSDMKNGGVEVNMGGGNPTQKKSWRLANTNKLINIDNRDPISGFPVYKALLCEVKKWKEAEK, from the coding sequence ATGAATACAAAAATAAAGCAAGGTATATGTGGAGTATGTCCAGGAGGATGTCAAGTTGAAGTGGAAATTGAAAATGGTAAGATATCCGATGTAAAACCATTAAAGGGAGCAAGATTTTCTTCCCTATGTTTAAGAGGAAAACATTCTAAGGATGTTGTTTATTCTAATGATAGGATTAAAAAACCCCTTATTCGTAGTGGAGAAAAGGGAGAAGGAAAATTTCGTGAATCTTCCTGGGAAGAAGCATTAGACTATATAGGAAAGAGTATTAAAGATATTAGCAAAAAGTATGGACCAGAGTCGGTTATGAGCCATACAGGTAGAGGAGTTTTCGAGCATTCTGCACGTGATTTTCTAACAGGTCCTACAGCGGGAATATTTGAACCCTTAGGTTCACCTAATATGGCAAGTGTAGGGTCTGTTTGTTATAACTCATTTGGAGTTATTGCTCCTATGACTACATATGGCATTATGGGAGCAAGGCTTACTCCAGATATAGAAAACACGAATTTATTAGTTGTTTGGGGAGCAAATCCATCCACGGATTCTCCACAGTTTACATTTAAAAGAGTTCTTAAGGCAAAAGAGAAAGGTACTAGAATAATAGCCATAGACCATTATAAAAGTGACATAGCAAAAAGAGCAGATAAATACATACCAGTACGTTCAGGTACAGATGGTGCTTTAATACTTTCTATTATAAAAATAATAATAGATGAAAAATTATATGATATAGATTTCGTAGAAAACTATACATATGGATTTAAGGAACTTGTAGATTATGTACAGGAATTTACCCTGGATAGGGTAAGTAAAATAACAGGAATAGAAAAGGAAGATATATATTCCCTTGCACGTGAAATAGCTACAGCAAATAATGCTGCTATAGTTACATATACAGGACTTGAATATTCAAACTGTGGAGTTCAATGTATAAGAGCCCTTTATATATTATGGGCTTTAACTGGGAACCTTGATGTTAAAGGGGGACTATTAATAAGTCCTAAGGCTAATCCAACTATAAAGGAGTTTAAATGTGAAAAGCCTAGGGTTAAGCCAATTGGAGCAGATAAATATCCATTATTTTATGAACTTGTAGGAGGGGCTCATTTTATGGAGTTTCCAAATGCAGTTCTAAATGGGGACCCATACAAAATTAAGGCACTTTTAAATATAGGTTCATCAATATTAACATCTTACCCTAATCCAGAAAAGTATGAAGAGGCCCTTCGAGAATTAGATTTCCTATGTGTTGTAGATAGATTTATGACAAAGGATGCACTATATGCTGATGTAGTACTTCCTTCAACGACACATTATGAGGATGAATCATATGTTACCTATCCAGGACTCATACTAAAAAGGGAGAGAATAATAGAGCCTATAGGGGAAGCGAGAAATGATCTTTACATCCTACATGAAATAGCTAAAAGACTAGGATATGGAAAACTTTATCCAAGGGATGAAAATGAGCTTTTTGAAATGGCATTTGCAAAGGCGCCAAACATAATAAGGGCGCTAAATGAGAATCCCAATGGATTTGAGCTACCGAAGCCAGAAATTCATTATAAAAAATACCAATCAGGAAAGCTTAGAGAGGATGGAAAATCTGGATTTGATACCCCATCAGGAAAGCTAGAAATAAAGTCACAGTTACTTAAAAGCTACGGATATGATGGACTACCTAAATATGTTGAACCTATTGAGAGCCCTATAAGTACACCTGATGTACATAAAGAGTATCCCCTAGTTCTAAATACAGGTGCTAGAATCCAAAACACATTTCGATCTCAACATCTTAATATACCAGGGCTTTTAAAGTATCAACCAAATCCAGAGGTTATGATAAGTTTAGATGAGGCTAAAAGACGCAGCATAGAGGATGGAGATAAAGTGTTAGTTAAAACCAAATATGGAGAAGTTGTGTTTTACGCTAATGTATCAAGTGATATGAAAAACGGTGGAGTTGAAGTTAATATGGGTGGAGGAAACCCTACTCAAAAGAAAAGCTGGAGACTTGCAAATACAAATAAGTTAATAAATATAGATAATAGAGACCCTATATCAGGATTCCCTGTTTATAAAGCACTACTTTGCGAGGTGAAAAAATGGAAAGAGGCAGAAAAATAA
- a CDS encoding DUF2089 domain-containing protein: protein MTYKAITICPVCRGKLKIKKLQCNECRTTIENDFEFSRFQYLNNEELKFIEVFVKCRGSIKDVEKEMGISYPTVRAKLDEVISSLGGKNTKDVVNTGSTRDIIDALEKGEVSPEEAVKRLKD from the coding sequence ATGACATATAAAGCAATTACAATATGCCCTGTATGTAGGGGTAAGTTAAAAATAAAGAAACTTCAATGTAATGAATGTAGAACTACTATAGAGAATGATTTTGAGTTTTCAAGATTTCAGTATTTAAATAATGAAGAACTTAAATTTATAGAGGTTTTTGTAAAATGCAGAGGGAGTATTAAGGACGTTGAGAAGGAAATGGGAATATCATATCCAACAGTTAGAGCGAAGCTTGATGAAGTTATAAGCTCTCTTGGAGGTAAGAATACTAAGGATGTAGTAAATACAGGTTCTACAAGGGACATAATAGATGCATTAGAAAAGGGAGAAGTTTCTCCAGAGGAAGCAGTGAAAAGATTGAAGGATTAA
- a CDS encoding nucleoside-triphosphatase — MNNIFLTGEIQVGKTTLLNKILEKINLSIGGFQVDRTIEQKGSSYIKEFFIISLINGQDSFKIATIKSVNDVCDVKVFTDSFETVANTIINESLNSRNLIVLDELGTMENEATYFQESVFSVLNSPKLTLGVIKKKPGKFIDKIRKRNDVMLIEVTKENRDYLLDDILEIIEKHFPGIIRKNYFSSNTNRIKWYDLALGYKGCEYPQVFLDKIYSYIDNMDNMTILDMGSGTGAFTIPLSQKAKSITALDSSINMISHLKNKCENEGIKNVNYLISPFEDIDIPPHDIIINAFSVGVTKDYEVLQKLCDTTKKFAFIISHHENDTYKFGEEELSKRLGRKLTEKRHSTNEGIFPMLDKLNLDYDYSEVEFSFPQYFKDMDDAMNFFITYFNINEEREISILQNYLDETLIAKDTGYIHPEDRLSRFIVIKK, encoded by the coding sequence ATGAATAATATATTCTTAACTGGAGAGATACAAGTTGGTAAAACCACTCTTTTAAATAAAATTCTCGAGAAAATCAACCTTTCTATTGGAGGGTTTCAGGTAGATAGAACAATTGAGCAAAAGGGAAGTTCATATATAAAGGAATTTTTTATTATTTCATTAATAAATGGACAAGATTCATTTAAAATAGCAACAATTAAATCAGTTAATGATGTTTGTGACGTAAAGGTTTTTACTGATTCCTTTGAAACTGTAGCTAACACTATTATTAATGAAAGTTTAAACTCTAGAAACTTAATAGTTCTCGATGAGCTTGGTACTATGGAAAATGAAGCTACTTACTTTCAAGAATCTGTTTTTAGTGTTCTTAATAGCCCTAAACTAACCCTTGGAGTTATAAAAAAGAAGCCTGGAAAATTCATAGATAAAATAAGAAAACGAAATGATGTAATGCTAATCGAAGTAACAAAGGAAAATAGAGATTACCTACTTGATGATATTTTAGAAATTATAGAAAAGCACTTCCCTGGAATTATAAGAAAAAACTACTTTTCATCAAACACTAATAGAATCAAGTGGTATGATCTTGCATTAGGATACAAAGGATGTGAGTACCCTCAGGTATTCCTAGATAAAATATACTCATATATAGATAACATGGACAACATGACAATTCTTGATATGGGAAGTGGTACAGGTGCATTTACAATACCTCTTAGCCAAAAAGCAAAATCTATAACTGCCCTAGACTCTTCAATAAATATGATTAGTCACTTAAAGAACAAATGTGAAAATGAGGGAATCAAAAACGTTAATTATCTAATATCTCCATTTGAAGATATAGATATTCCTCCCCATGACATAATCATCAATGCCTTTTCAGTAGGAGTTACCAAAGACTACGAAGTACTCCAAAAGCTTTGTGACACTACTAAGAAATTCGCCTTTATAATATCACATCATGAAAATGATACATATAAATTTGGTGAAGAGGAGCTTTCAAAAAGACTTGGCCGTAAACTTACAGAAAAAAGGCACAGTACTAACGAGGGTATATTCCCTATGCTTGATAAATTAAATCTGGATTATGATTATAGTGAGGTAGAGTTTAGCTTTCCCCAATATTTTAAGGATATGGATGATGCCATGAACTTCTTTATAACCTACTTTAATATAAATGAAGAGAGAGAAATCTCAATCCTTCAAAACTATTTAGATGAAACTTTAATAGCAAAGGATACTGGATATATTCATCCCGAGGATAGACTTTCAAGATTTATAGTTATAAAAAAGTAG